A stretch of Desulfitobacterium dichloroeliminans LMG P-21439 DNA encodes these proteins:
- a CDS encoding ABC transporter ATP-binding protein — translation MEYPHCIVVRRVNKFFGKKHVLKDIDLEIPYGHIYGLLGPSGCGKTTVVKIIAGILEATSGEAYVLNEAMPKLSLMTKIGYMAQSDALYTSLTAAENLHFFGAIYGMSKSDIKRKSAEVMDLVNLSADLHKPVQAFSGGMKRRLSLAMAILHSPPVLVLDEPTVGIDPLLRKNIWQELNKFAEQGTTILVTTHVMDEADKCHNLAMMRNGRLIAKGTSQELQAHIGVNSLEEAFIYYGGQADES, via the coding sequence ATGGAATATCCTCATTGCATCGTTGTCCGCAGAGTAAACAAATTCTTCGGCAAAAAACATGTTCTGAAGGATATTGATCTGGAGATTCCTTATGGTCATATCTATGGCTTACTCGGGCCCTCTGGATGTGGAAAAACGACAGTAGTGAAGATAATCGCTGGGATTCTTGAAGCTACTTCCGGTGAAGCCTATGTCCTCAATGAAGCGATGCCGAAGCTGAGCCTAATGACGAAAATTGGCTATATGGCTCAGTCCGATGCTTTATATACTTCTCTGACCGCTGCGGAGAACCTGCATTTTTTCGGGGCAATTTACGGCATGAGTAAATCTGACATTAAGAGAAAGTCAGCGGAGGTTATGGACTTAGTCAATCTCTCCGCCGATCTCCATAAACCTGTCCAAGCGTTTTCTGGTGGGATGAAGCGACGGCTTTCCTTAGCGATGGCCATCTTGCATAGCCCTCCCGTATTGGTTTTAGATGAACCAACGGTCGGCATTGACCCGCTCTTGCGCAAAAACATCTGGCAGGAATTAAACAAATTTGCCGAACAGGGTACCACCATCCTGGTGACAACCCATGTCATGGATGAAGCAGACAAGTGCCATAACCTAGCCATGATGAGGAATGGCCGGCTCATTGCCAAAGGGACCTCCCAGGAACTACAGGCGCATATCGGTGTGAACAGTCTCGAGGAAGCTTTCATTTATTACGGAGGGCAAGCAGATGAGAGTTAG
- a CDS encoding ABC transporter permease yields MRVRAMALRILNQLRHDRRTLALMLVAPIFLLTLVYFILADSVPNIKVAVVNAPVGFINRLEDLNVKALRYDEITARLALEQGDVIATISINNGKSSIEVDGSNPGKAKAALTAMEQAKVNTLYSRADLKSDVKYVYGKEDLPTFDNFGATLIGFIIFFFVFLVSGISFLQERTSGTLEKLLSTPVRRWEIVVGYVLGFGVFTVLQSFLISWYCVYVLKVMMIGSFVLILLITLLSAIIALTLGILASTLANNEFQMIQFIPLIIVPQIFFSGLFDLPPGVEAVGMVMPLYYIADALTEVMIRGSGLMAIAWDLGVILACSILFMVLNTILLKKYRRI; encoded by the coding sequence ATGAGAGTTAGAGCAATGGCCCTGCGAATCCTAAACCAGTTGCGACATGACCGGCGCACCTTGGCTCTCATGCTGGTCGCCCCGATTTTTCTGCTGACTCTAGTTTACTTCATCCTTGCCGATTCAGTTCCTAATATAAAAGTCGCCGTCGTCAATGCCCCAGTTGGTTTCATTAATCGGCTCGAGGACTTGAATGTAAAGGCTTTACGCTATGACGAAATTACCGCTCGCTTGGCCTTAGAGCAGGGAGACGTTATCGCTACCATTAGCATCAATAACGGTAAATCCTCTATTGAAGTAGACGGTAGTAACCCGGGCAAGGCCAAGGCTGCTTTAACGGCTATGGAACAAGCCAAGGTCAATACCCTTTATTCTAGGGCTGATCTGAAGTCTGATGTCAAATATGTCTATGGCAAAGAGGATTTGCCCACCTTCGATAATTTCGGAGCGACCCTCATCGGCTTTATTATTTTCTTCTTTGTTTTTCTGGTCTCGGGGATTTCTTTTCTCCAAGAGAGAACCTCAGGGACCCTAGAGAAACTACTCTCTACCCCGGTTCGACGCTGGGAGATCGTGGTCGGCTATGTGCTAGGCTTCGGTGTCTTTACAGTTCTACAGTCTTTCCTAATTTCCTGGTATTGCGTATATGTGTTAAAAGTCATGATGATCGGTTCCTTTGTCCTGATACTCCTTATCACCTTACTTTCGGCTATCATCGCCCTTACCCTGGGTATCTTAGCCTCCACCTTAGCCAATAACGAATTTCAAATGATTCAATTCATTCCTTTGATTATTGTTCCCCAAATCTTTTTCTCCGGTCTGTTTGACCTCCCCCCTGGGGTGGAGGCGGTGGGTATGGTTATGCCTTTATACTATATAGCCGATGCCTTGACAGAAGTGATGATCAGAGGAAGCGGTCTTATGGCAATCGCCTGGGACTTAGGGGTTATCCTCGCGTGCTCGATACTTTTTATGGTTCTCAATACCATTCTCTTAAAGAAATACCGCCGGATCTAA
- a CDS encoding HlyD family secretion protein, translated as MRRILWAVGLSCLILAMSGCSSSDLVFEGIVETTIYSHYSEVAGKITQLSPELGQGVKAGDLIAVIDDRKEKDALKQLEATLAKKKTTLAELTASVDSEEIQQSRNNVALAEIALANAQLSRDRVQKDYENVQALWKGGALPQADLDKVKYQADLAETAVSTATLQADNARQKLALVEKGAPQEKIDSAQADIALTEIQIRQTQENLAKYKLTALQDGTIISKNYLLGNMVSPGYNIADIASETEKHLVVYIPEEHLSKISYGQEMLIRNRTEEYKGTVIFIDVVAQYSPKDLQTSANKNKESMKIKVSLAEDIPLKIGEKAELILAK; from the coding sequence ATGAGGAGAATTCTTTGGGCAGTGGGGCTAAGTTGCCTGATTCTGGCAATGAGCGGCTGTTCTTCATCCGACTTAGTATTTGAGGGAATCGTGGAGACGACAATCTATTCCCATTATAGCGAAGTCGCCGGGAAAATTACTCAGCTGTCCCCGGAGCTGGGACAAGGGGTCAAGGCTGGAGATTTGATAGCTGTAATCGATGACCGCAAGGAAAAGGATGCACTGAAGCAACTGGAGGCAACCTTAGCCAAGAAAAAAACGACTTTAGCTGAGCTGACCGCCAGTGTCGATTCTGAAGAAATCCAACAGAGCCGGAACAATGTCGCGCTGGCTGAAATCGCCTTGGCTAATGCCCAGTTATCCAGAGATCGCGTTCAGAAAGACTATGAAAACGTCCAAGCCTTGTGGAAAGGCGGTGCCCTGCCCCAAGCTGATCTGGATAAAGTCAAATACCAAGCGGATCTGGCGGAGACTGCGGTTTCTACTGCGACTTTACAAGCAGACAATGCCAGACAAAAACTGGCTCTTGTTGAAAAGGGAGCTCCTCAGGAAAAAATTGACTCCGCCCAAGCCGACATAGCCTTGACGGAGATTCAAATTCGCCAGACTCAAGAGAACCTAGCAAAATATAAGCTGACCGCTCTTCAGGACGGTACAATTATTAGCAAGAACTATCTGTTGGGGAATATGGTCTCTCCCGGATATAATATTGCCGATATCGCTTCCGAGACCGAAAAGCATTTAGTCGTCTACATCCCTGAAGAACATCTGTCTAAGATCAGTTACGGTCAGGAGATGCTCATAAGGAACAGAACAGAAGAATACAAGGGAACGGTCATCTTTATTGATGTCGTCGCTCAATATTCACCCAAGGACCTGCAAACCTCGGCCAATAAGAATAAAGAAAGTATGAAAATAAAGGTCTCCCTTGCCGAGGATATTCCCTTGAAAATAGGGGAAAAAGCCGAACTCATCCTTGCAAAATAG
- the dapF gene encoding diaminopimelate epimerase: MEFIKMHGLGNDFVFLDQFESVTDLGDRSYPELALKLCHRQFGVGGDGLIVVLPSEQADAKMRIFNSDGSEPEMCGNGIRCFARYIYDQGYVKKNPLQVETLAGILTLQLALEGDRVTGVTVDMGEPILKPEFIPVRAQREPVVAETIQVEGQEFKFTAVSMGNPHCVIFMENYESLDFERWGPAIEKHALFPRKTNVEFIVVNNRNELTMKVWERGAGPTLACGTGACASAVGAVLNGKTERKVTVHLPGGDLLIDWGSDNRVYMTGPATYVFRGIVLEDSLY, from the coding sequence ATGGAATTTATTAAAATGCATGGCTTGGGCAATGATTTTGTCTTTCTTGATCAGTTTGAGAGTGTTACCGACTTAGGAGATAGGTCGTATCCGGAACTCGCGCTTAAGCTTTGTCACCGTCAATTTGGGGTGGGTGGCGACGGACTTATCGTTGTGCTTCCCTCTGAACAAGCCGATGCTAAGATGCGCATTTTTAATTCAGATGGTTCTGAGCCGGAGATGTGCGGCAATGGCATACGTTGCTTTGCCCGCTATATCTATGATCAAGGATATGTGAAAAAGAACCCACTACAGGTTGAGACCTTGGCCGGTATCCTCACTTTGCAACTTGCTCTCGAAGGCGATCGGGTGACAGGAGTTACAGTGGATATGGGAGAACCCATCTTAAAGCCGGAGTTTATTCCCGTCAGGGCTCAGAGAGAGCCTGTCGTGGCTGAGACTATACAAGTCGAAGGACAAGAATTCAAGTTTACAGCGGTCTCCATGGGAAATCCCCATTGCGTTATTTTTATGGAGAACTATGAAAGTCTCGACTTTGAGCGTTGGGGTCCTGCTATTGAAAAGCATGCTCTTTTCCCCCGCAAAACCAATGTCGAATTCATCGTTGTGAATAATAGAAACGAACTGACTATGAAGGTATGGGAGCGCGGGGCAGGCCCGACCCTTGCCTGTGGAACTGGAGCTTGTGCTTCCGCCGTGGGTGCGGTCTTAAATGGGAAGACAGAAAGAAAGGTCACGGTCCATTTGCCCGGTGGAGATCTCCTGATTGATTGGGGAAGCGATAATCGTGTCTATATGACTGGACCAGCTACCTATGTCTTTAGAGGGATAGTGCTGGAGGATAGCCTTTATTGA
- a CDS encoding calcium-transporting P-type ATPase, PMR1-type, whose amino-acid sequence MRQQAWHVLPWLDVVKALGVHPGKGLTPREVSRRLGEVGTNILESKKGVHPVFLFLGQFKDFMVLVLLAATIVSALLGEIADAVTIMAILVLNAVLGFIQEYRAERSIESLKSLTAPEARVLRDGLESRIPATELVPGDIVLLEAGDRIPADLRWIQAVNVEVEESALTGESHPVAKRVAPLTDELTPMADRANMGYMGTALVAGRGAGVIVATGMETEMGIIAGMIQSVEEEETPLQKRLAQLGKYLVVISIAVCGIVVLTGILRGEGVYKMFLAGVSLAVAAIPEGLPAIVTVALAIGVQRMVKRKAIIRKLPAVETLGCATVICSDKTGTLTQNEMTVRQIYTDRKMIVVTGQGYDPKGEFHGADPLKEKGPLQNALKIASLCNNSSLTRKGVQVAGMFRSAGKEAPWGIEGDPTEGALLVAAAKAGIWRETLERKEERVGEIPFDSDRKRMSVIYKGRREKNAYVKGAPDEILRRCTHELTGDGVVELSEIRRRAIFRANDEMAKKALRVLALAQKPLKEYERVDERVEEDLVFVSLMGMIDPPRTSAGKAIVVCRKAGIKPVMITGDHRLTAEAVARELGILKGNNGGILTGVELDKMSDEELEKEVMDVSVYARVTPKDKLRIVRALKKNNQIVAMTGDGVNDAPAVKEADIGISMGKTGTDVTKEASAMVLADDNFATIVAAVEEGRAIYDNIRKFIRYLLSCNIGEVLVMFLAALIGLPLPLLAIQILWVNLVTDGLPAMALGVDGMDKDIMNRKPREPGESIFARGLARKILTRGVIIGVGTLVVFVVALLLGVNMLVARTMAFTTLVFSQLFHVFDCKSETRGIFEVNLFSNPYLIAAVAGSTIMQLSVIYFPPLQAIFKTTALLGWQWGLILLVAGGPSILIGLYRLVRNTWHGKRTMVGAK is encoded by the coding sequence ATGAGGCAGCAAGCATGGCATGTTTTGCCTTGGCTCGATGTAGTGAAGGCCTTAGGAGTGCACCCCGGCAAGGGGTTGACTCCTAGAGAGGTTAGCCGTCGGTTGGGTGAGGTTGGGACAAATATACTGGAAAGTAAAAAAGGGGTGCATCCCGTTTTCCTCTTTCTCGGTCAATTCAAGGATTTTATGGTCCTCGTTCTTTTGGCGGCTACGATTGTTTCGGCGCTCTTAGGTGAGATTGCTGATGCCGTGACAATTATGGCTATTCTCGTGCTCAATGCAGTCCTAGGATTCATTCAGGAATATCGAGCTGAGCGTTCTATCGAATCGCTCAAATCACTTACCGCTCCAGAGGCTCGTGTCTTGCGGGATGGATTGGAAAGCAGAATTCCTGCTACTGAACTTGTGCCCGGGGATATCGTACTTCTGGAGGCGGGGGATCGCATTCCCGCTGATCTTCGTTGGATTCAAGCTGTGAATGTGGAAGTGGAAGAGTCCGCCCTGACCGGAGAGTCTCATCCCGTAGCTAAAAGAGTAGCTCCCTTGACAGATGAGCTGACTCCCATGGCAGATCGGGCAAATATGGGCTATATGGGGACCGCCTTAGTCGCAGGCCGTGGTGCCGGTGTGATTGTCGCCACGGGCATGGAGACGGAAATGGGCATCATTGCAGGCATGATTCAAAGCGTAGAAGAAGAAGAGACTCCTCTCCAAAAACGCTTAGCCCAATTAGGGAAATACCTTGTCGTTATTAGTATTGCGGTCTGTGGTATTGTGGTTTTGACCGGTATTTTACGGGGTGAAGGCGTCTACAAAATGTTTTTGGCGGGGGTATCCTTGGCTGTAGCGGCTATTCCGGAAGGATTACCGGCTATTGTCACGGTGGCGTTGGCCATTGGTGTGCAACGGATGGTTAAACGTAAGGCTATCATTCGCAAACTACCGGCGGTGGAGACCCTGGGCTGCGCCACCGTGATTTGCTCCGATAAAACCGGTACTTTGACTCAAAATGAGATGACTGTGCGTCAAATCTATACTGATCGCAAAATGATTGTCGTGACAGGACAGGGATATGATCCGAAGGGTGAATTTCATGGGGCTGATCCCCTGAAGGAAAAAGGACCCCTGCAAAATGCTTTGAAGATTGCGTCCTTGTGCAATAATTCTTCCTTAACCCGGAAGGGTGTTCAAGTGGCCGGCATGTTTCGGTCAGCCGGTAAAGAGGCCCCCTGGGGTATAGAAGGAGACCCGACTGAAGGAGCCTTGCTTGTTGCGGCTGCTAAAGCAGGGATTTGGCGGGAGACCTTGGAGCGAAAAGAAGAAAGGGTTGGCGAAATTCCCTTTGATTCGGATCGTAAGCGCATGAGTGTTATTTATAAAGGTAGACGTGAGAAAAACGCTTATGTCAAAGGGGCACCTGATGAAATTTTAAGACGCTGTACCCATGAGCTGACCGGCGATGGGGTGGTTGAACTCAGTGAAATTAGAAGAAGGGCTATTTTTAGAGCCAATGATGAGATGGCTAAAAAAGCACTGAGAGTACTGGCTCTGGCCCAGAAACCCCTGAAAGAATATGAGCGAGTCGATGAGCGGGTGGAAGAGGATCTGGTTTTTGTTAGCTTAATGGGGATGATTGATCCCCCCCGGACTAGTGCCGGCAAAGCAATCGTAGTTTGCCGCAAAGCAGGGATTAAACCTGTTATGATTACCGGAGATCATCGCTTAACTGCTGAGGCTGTAGCCCGCGAATTGGGAATCCTTAAAGGGAACAACGGGGGCATCCTGACCGGAGTCGAATTGGATAAAATGTCCGATGAGGAGCTGGAAAAGGAGGTTATGGATGTTTCTGTGTACGCCCGTGTGACACCGAAGGATAAGCTAAGGATTGTGCGTGCTCTGAAAAAGAACAATCAAATAGTGGCAATGACTGGGGATGGAGTAAACGATGCCCCGGCTGTAAAAGAAGCAGACATTGGCATCTCCATGGGCAAAACAGGAACGGATGTGACCAAAGAGGCTTCAGCCATGGTTCTGGCAGATGATAATTTTGCCACGATCGTCGCCGCCGTTGAAGAGGGTCGGGCCATCTATGATAACATCCGTAAGTTTATTCGCTACTTACTCTCCTGTAATATCGGCGAGGTGCTGGTCATGTTCTTAGCCGCTTTGATAGGATTACCCTTACCCTTGTTGGCCATTCAAATTCTTTGGGTGAATCTCGTGACGGATGGATTGCCGGCGATGGCGCTCGGGGTTGATGGTATGGATAAAGATATTATGAATCGTAAACCGAGAGAGCCGGGAGAAAGTATTTTTGCCCGTGGGTTAGCTCGTAAAATCCTAACCCGCGGTGTCATAATAGGGGTAGGAACTCTCGTAGTCTTTGTAGTTGCCCTCCTTCTAGGGGTCAATATGCTGGTCGCCCGGACCATGGCGTTTACTACTCTGGTCTTCTCGCAGCTCTTCCACGTATTTGACTGCAAATCAGAGACCCGGGGAATTTTCGAGGTCAACTTGTTTTCTAACCCCTATCTCATCGCCGCAGTCGCCGGATCAACGATTATGCAGCTCAGTGTCATTTACTTCCCACCTCTGCAAGCTATTTTCAAGACGACGGCTCTCCTGGGCTGGCAGTGGGGATTGATTCTGCTGGTTGCAGGAGGTCCCTCAATACTCATCGGTCTATATCGCTTAGTAAGAAATACTTGGCATGGTAAAAGAACGATGGTAGGGGCGAAATAA
- a CDS encoding Rqc2 family fibronectin-binding protein has protein sequence MALDGITLHHLIRELAPQLTGARIDKVTQPEKEEIHLQLRSQGQSYRLLLNISATAARLHLSRKNKKNPVSPPMFCMILRKHIEGGKILKIEQLGLERIILLSVQNYNEYGDLATLHLYLEIMGKHSNLILVDPQSGAILDGLKRYSHALSRHREVLPGRQYIAPPSQGKLDPLTHEEEWREVLFQEEIHEKVVDLLVKHYAGISPELAREIVTRAGLELGISLDQCGDIDLSRIFQAYTQLANPAYTPNLEPTLYYLKGVQPTRPNSLPTSFSFLPFQIYQGLPSQDFPTLAEAVENFYQTKASNNTLEAKRGSLRKITQEHLQHLSKKRGIYEDTIANAGKGLKYQRWGELLTANLYRLELGMKEILVEDYNEETLPKLTIPLEAQLTGIENSQRYYRLYNKAKATIQKTTPLQKAVESELIYLNSVLLSLEQASTPSELDEVHKELIEQDYLSGKQHGKSSHAQEKNTSNHKKKGKLPKHGKDSKKSKSSNKPESPQPKVYFSSQNHPILVGKNNRQNDWLTLKKGRPQDLWLHTKNIPGSHVLIPLTEGEEFPDDATLEEAAALAIHFSQAKGSTLVPVDYTHVKNIKKPNAAKPGMVIYDTNWTLYLTPKEEIVERLLASEAEDLPLEHE, from the coding sequence ATGGCCTTAGACGGCATCACTTTGCATCATCTCATCCGTGAATTAGCGCCCCAACTTACGGGGGCTCGCATCGATAAAGTTACTCAGCCGGAGAAGGAAGAAATCCACCTGCAGCTCCGCAGCCAAGGACAATCCTATCGTCTGCTTCTCAACATCTCTGCTACAGCAGCTCGCCTTCATCTCAGCCGAAAAAATAAAAAAAATCCCGTTTCTCCCCCCATGTTCTGCATGATTCTTCGTAAACATATCGAAGGCGGTAAAATTCTTAAGATCGAGCAACTGGGTTTGGAACGCATCATCCTTCTTTCCGTACAAAACTATAACGAATATGGTGATTTAGCGACCCTTCATCTCTATCTGGAGATTATGGGCAAGCATAGTAATCTGATTCTGGTAGACCCCCAAAGCGGCGCTATTTTAGATGGGCTTAAGCGATATTCCCATGCCTTAAGCCGCCATCGGGAGGTTCTGCCCGGTCGCCAATACATCGCTCCCCCCTCCCAAGGCAAGTTGGATCCCCTCACCCATGAAGAGGAGTGGCGCGAAGTCCTATTCCAAGAAGAAATCCACGAAAAGGTTGTGGATCTGCTGGTCAAACATTATGCCGGGATTAGCCCTGAGCTAGCCAGAGAAATCGTGACCCGGGCCGGACTGGAACTGGGCATTTCTCTTGACCAATGCGGGGATATTGACCTTTCGCGAATTTTTCAGGCCTATACCCAATTGGCAAACCCAGCTTATACCCCTAATTTAGAGCCAACTCTTTACTATCTAAAGGGAGTTCAACCTACACGCCCTAACTCTTTGCCCACATCCTTTTCTTTTTTGCCTTTTCAAATCTATCAAGGACTTCCCAGCCAAGACTTTCCCACTTTGGCCGAGGCCGTGGAAAATTTCTATCAGACCAAGGCCTCTAACAATACCTTGGAAGCCAAACGGGGATCCTTGCGCAAAATCACCCAGGAGCATTTGCAGCATTTGTCTAAAAAAAGAGGCATCTATGAAGATACCATCGCTAATGCCGGAAAAGGTCTCAAGTATCAACGGTGGGGTGAGCTGCTTACCGCTAACCTCTACCGCCTTGAATTGGGCATGAAAGAAATCCTCGTCGAGGATTACAATGAAGAAACTCTCCCTAAGCTCACCATTCCCCTTGAAGCACAGCTTACGGGCATCGAAAACTCCCAGCGCTATTACCGCCTTTACAATAAAGCCAAAGCCACGATCCAAAAGACGACTCCGCTCCAAAAAGCCGTAGAAAGTGAACTTATTTATCTCAACTCAGTCCTGCTGAGCTTAGAACAAGCATCCACACCCTCCGAGCTGGACGAAGTTCATAAAGAGCTCATTGAACAAGACTATCTATCCGGTAAGCAACACGGTAAATCTTCGCATGCCCAGGAGAAGAATACCTCAAACCATAAAAAGAAGGGCAAACTCCCTAAGCATGGCAAAGATTCCAAAAAGAGTAAGAGCAGCAACAAACCCGAGTCCCCGCAACCAAAAGTTTACTTTTCAAGTCAAAATCATCCGATTCTCGTGGGTAAAAATAATCGTCAAAACGATTGGCTTACCCTCAAGAAGGGCCGTCCTCAGGACCTTTGGTTACATACCAAAAACATCCCCGGCTCCCATGTCCTCATACCTCTCACCGAAGGGGAAGAGTTCCCTGATGATGCTACTTTAGAAGAAGCAGCAGCCCTCGCCATTCACTTCAGCCAGGCCAAAGGCTCTACCTTAGTTCCGGTAGATTATACGCATGTGAAGAACATTAAAAAACCCAATGCCGCTAAACCCGGCATGGTGATCTACGACACCAATTGGACACTTTATTTAACTCCTAAAGAAGAGATCGTAGAACGCTTACTGGCCAGTGAGGCGGAAGACCTCCCCCTAGAACATGAATAA
- a CDS encoding formate dehydrogenase subunit gamma encodes MGQDKVYERFDIHQRIQHMGMFTSFFVLTLTGLPIKFEQSSFAQGVVSTFGGFDNLYYVHLLGAVLMIFVSVYHLIYLVVVPLGGKRKSWAIMPNGKDFKDLLQNLGYFFGFRKEPARFDRYSYKEKFDYWAVFWGMFIMGGSGLMMWYPQFVTQFLPRWVIDSSRYAHTDEAILAISAIFIWHFYNVHFNTRSFPMSKVWYVGTMNREEMEEEHPVELERIKRERNR; translated from the coding sequence ATGGGACAGGATAAAGTGTATGAGCGATTTGATATTCATCAGCGAATTCAACATATGGGTATGTTCACCAGTTTCTTTGTTCTTACCCTTACAGGTCTGCCGATTAAATTTGAACAAAGCAGTTTTGCCCAAGGGGTTGTGTCCACGTTTGGTGGTTTTGATAATCTTTACTATGTCCATCTCCTGGGGGCTGTGCTCATGATTTTCGTAAGTGTTTACCACTTGATATATCTGGTGGTTGTGCCTTTAGGTGGCAAAAGAAAATCCTGGGCGATTATGCCCAATGGAAAAGACTTCAAGGATCTCCTTCAGAACCTAGGTTACTTTTTTGGATTCAGAAAGGAACCTGCCCGTTTCGACCGCTACTCCTATAAAGAGAAATTCGATTACTGGGCAGTATTTTGGGGGATGTTTATCATGGGGGGGTCCGGTCTCATGATGTGGTACCCTCAGTTCGTTACTCAATTCCTACCCCGTTGGGTGATCGATTCATCCCGCTATGCCCATACAGATGAGGCTATCTTGGCTATTAGCGCCATTTTTATCTGGCACTTTTATAATGTCCACTTTAATACCAGATCCTTTCCCATGAGTAAAGTGTGGTATGTGGGGACGATGAATCGAGAGGAGATGGAAGAGGAGCACCCCGTTGAATTAGAAAGAATTAAGAGAGAAAGAAATCGTTAA
- a CDS encoding cytochrome c3 family protein: protein MTKKNQWVIKDLIFFIVFSFLLLFDGATVSAQVDCNQCHGNQVNELKASIHASLSCTSCHSEVTAYPHPEGVEVTKKESVAMCNTCHTGRVAETYQQSFHGKGVFLGSQRAASCVDCHSAHEVLGQDHPNSLVAKKNIPQTCAKCHDNPSPGFAQGTEHFELNAMGPGKPMYYTAKFFVWLTIIAMTLLVIHIELQLYRELRTILQTRNRR from the coding sequence ATGACGAAGAAAAATCAATGGGTAATTAAAGATCTTATTTTCTTTATTGTCTTCAGCTTCTTGTTGCTCTTTGACGGAGCAACAGTATCGGCGCAAGTAGATTGTAATCAGTGTCACGGTAATCAAGTGAACGAACTTAAAGCCTCGATTCATGCCTCCCTGAGCTGCACGAGCTGTCACAGTGAAGTGACTGCCTATCCTCATCCAGAGGGGGTGGAAGTCACAAAGAAGGAGAGTGTTGCAATGTGTAACACCTGCCATACAGGTCGAGTGGCGGAAACCTATCAGCAGAGTTTTCATGGTAAAGGGGTTTTTCTTGGGAGCCAAAGAGCCGCAAGTTGTGTAGACTGCCACAGTGCCCACGAGGTTTTAGGGCAAGATCATCCTAATTCACTGGTAGCTAAGAAAAATATCCCCCAGACCTGTGCCAAGTGCCATGACAATCCCTCCCCAGGCTTTGCCCAAGGGACGGAGCATTTCGAGCTAAATGCAATGGGGCCGGGAAAACCCATGTACTATACAGCTAAGTTCTTTGTTTGGTTGACGATAATTGCTATGACCTTGTTGGTGATTCACATTGAATTGCAGTTGTATCGCGAGCTGCGAACTATATTGCAGACCCGCAACAGGAGGTAA
- the pyrE gene encoding orotate phosphoribosyltransferase yields MTLSNKSIAPEEVLGIFKESEALLEGHFRLTSGRHSRQYMQCAKVLQYPHHAARLGEALAESFQGHNIDLVIGPAMGGILVAHEVGKALGTKALFTERENGEMKLRRGFELQPGQRVLVVEDVITTGGSVREVIEVVKAYGAEPVGVGVIVDRSCGKSEFGVPLAALLEIEIESFDPEACPLCAEGIPAIKPGSRAVPTGK; encoded by the coding sequence ATGACACTATCCAATAAATCGATAGCCCCTGAAGAGGTTTTAGGTATTTTTAAGGAGAGCGAGGCGTTACTGGAGGGGCATTTCCGGCTGACTTCAGGCAGACACAGCCGTCAATATATGCAATGCGCCAAAGTTCTGCAGTACCCTCATCATGCAGCTCGCTTAGGTGAGGCTCTGGCAGAATCCTTTCAGGGTCATAACATTGACCTAGTCATTGGACCAGCCATGGGCGGAATTTTGGTTGCTCATGAGGTAGGCAAGGCCTTAGGAACGAAAGCCTTGTTTACTGAACGGGAAAACGGAGAAATGAAATTAAGGCGGGGTTTTGAACTCCAACCGGGTCAAAGAGTCTTGGTTGTGGAAGATGTAATCACCACCGGAGGATCAGTCCGGGAGGTTATCGAGGTTGTAAAGGCTTATGGAGCAGAGCCCGTCGGGGTGGGAGTAATCGTGGATCGCAGCTGTGGGAAATCTGAGTTTGGAGTACCTTTAGCCGCTTTGCTAGAGATCGAAATTGAATCCTTCGATCCTGAAGCTTGCCCTCTTTGTGCGGAGGGGATTCCTGCGATTAAACCAGGAAGCCGTGCTGTGCCTACGGGAAAATAG